The following nucleotide sequence is from Peribacillus sp. ACCC06369.
CTTGATACGATGCGGCTGCACCTGGTTCCTTCTATTTATTTTATAACAATCCAGATGATTCTCCTGTGACTTTGTTCACTTCATTAGCCTTTATTTACATAAAGTGTAGAAGGATGCATTTTGTTGATTCCCGATTTCATCAGACTTGATCCATTCACGTACATTTTGAATTTCAAAAATCCATGAATTCCTATAAAAAAATTGACTGAAACAAGGTATCCATATGAGGACATCCCCCTTATTTTGCTAGAGAAATTGTAAACATACTGGTTTGTATTCGTATAGAAAATAAGATACTATTACGTTAAAATGACCGTCCAATAAGAGTAAGGGTGATATAAATGAATGAGCGGAAACAACAGGTAGTTAAATATGCACACCAATTATTTATCGAAAAGGGTTATCAAGCAACATCCATTCAGGACATTTTGGATTATAGCGGCATTTCAAAAGGAACATTTTATAACTATTTTTCTTCTAAAAGCGAATTGCTTAAGGCAGTCTTCCTGACTACCCTAGAAAAATTAGAAAAAGAGCGGAATGAATTGCTGATTGGGCAAAACCTTGGAGATATTGAAATATTCATCAAACAATCCGAATTGCAAATGCACTCCAATAAAAGTAATAAACTCTTTTCCTTATATGAAGAAGTAATGATTTCGAATGATACCGAACTTAAGAACTTCATAACCCATGCTAAATTCCAGCATATACATTGGCTATCAAAACGGTTTCTGGATATTTTCGGCGCTGAGAAAAAACCCTATATTTTGGACTGTGCCATTCTTTACTCGGGGATGATGCATCAAACGATTCATTTTAATGCCTTGGCTAAAGAGCCCGATTTCAACCCTACTGAAGTTATCCGTTATTGTGTGGACCGGATCAAAACCATTTTCGAAGATGTTAGCCAGTCTGGCGTACAGCTTTTAGAACCCGATCAAATCAAGCAATGGCTGCCGGAGTGCTTCAATACACAGCAGGATTTTCATACAGCACTACTGCACTCTGCAAACGACCTAAAAAAGATGATCTTGAAGCTATGTCAAGATGATGAAGCTGAACGGGTGAAAAACTTAAAATTAATTCACTTTATCCAAGAGGAATTTTTACAAAACAGTGATCCGCGAACCTTTCTCATCGAAAGTGCCCTGCTTTCCTTAAACACCAATCCAAAGCTGAAAAACACATTGGAGTTAAGTGAATTCGAAAAGATCATTGCCATCAACTAATGGAATAAGACCCTAAAAGGGTCCTTTTCTTTTCCGGGGGGAGTACATATCCGCATCCCTCTTTTTTGTGACAATTCTGCAAACATATAACTGAAATTCATGAAATTTTAGTA
It contains:
- a CDS encoding TetR/AcrR family transcriptional regulator, with the translated sequence MNERKQQVVKYAHQLFIEKGYQATSIQDILDYSGISKGTFYNYFSSKSELLKAVFLTTLEKLEKERNELLIGQNLGDIEIFIKQSELQMHSNKSNKLFSLYEEVMISNDTELKNFITHAKFQHIHWLSKRFLDIFGAEKKPYILDCAILYSGMMHQTIHFNALAKEPDFNPTEVIRYCVDRIKTIFEDVSQSGVQLLEPDQIKQWLPECFNTQQDFHTALLHSANDLKKMILKLCQDDEAERVKNLKLIHFIQEEFLQNSDPRTFLIESALLSLNTNPKLKNTLELSEFEKIIAIN